The proteins below come from a single Desulfovulcanus ferrireducens genomic window:
- the cutA gene encoding divalent-cation tolerance protein CutA gives MGHVFAYITAKDLAEAEKIGQVLVGERLAACVNILDGMLSMYWWQGQLEKSKEVVIIAKTREELKESLLERVKEIHSYDCPCVIFLPVQGGNKEFLDWINAETQN, from the coding sequence ATGGGACATGTTTTTGCCTATATCACGGCCAAAGATTTGGCTGAAGCAGAAAAAATTGGTCAAGTTTTAGTCGGAGAGAGGTTGGCAGCTTGCGTGAATATTTTGGACGGGATGTTGTCTATGTATTGGTGGCAGGGGCAGTTGGAAAAAAGTAAAGAAGTTGTCATTATTGCCAAGACTAGAGAAGAATTAAAAGAGAGTCTGCTTGAAAGAGTCAAGGAAATTCACAGCTATGACTGTCCTTGTGTTATATTTTTACCTGTACAAGGTGGGAACAAAGAGTTTTTAGACTGGATTAATGCTGAGACCCAGAACTAG